In Sphingobacterium sp. PCS056, the following proteins share a genomic window:
- a CDS encoding response regulator, whose product MKNAKANILLIDDHQELLEFIADDLCEEYHVQTSNNGVEALKLMESDNFDLIISDVMMPEMDGYELCQHIKENMAYSHIPVILLTAKNSIESKIQGLEFGADAYIEKPFSPAFLKAQIASLLKNRLKVKAFFVSNPLSQIQSIGQNPSDQEFLQKVDDIIQLHLEDPKFNVDRMADILCMSRPTLYRKINVVSSLSPNELINLTRLRKAAELLAQRKFKIYEISNLLGYSSATHFSRNFQKQFGVSPSEFLDQQKLHS is encoded by the coding sequence ATGAAAAATGCAAAAGCCAATATCTTATTAATCGACGATCATCAAGAATTGCTGGAATTTATTGCGGATGATCTCTGTGAAGAATACCATGTTCAAACCAGCAACAATGGTGTAGAAGCCTTGAAACTGATGGAATCGGATAATTTTGATTTAATTATTAGCGATGTGATGATGCCGGAAATGGATGGATATGAATTGTGTCAACATATCAAAGAAAATATGGCATACTCGCATATTCCGGTCATCTTACTGACGGCGAAAAACAGCATCGAATCGAAAATACAAGGCTTGGAGTTTGGTGCTGATGCTTACATTGAAAAGCCATTTTCGCCTGCTTTTCTAAAGGCTCAAATCGCTAGTCTGCTAAAAAATAGGCTTAAAGTAAAAGCTTTTTTCGTGAGTAATCCGCTATCACAGATACAAAGTATCGGACAAAATCCAAGTGATCAGGAATTTCTACAGAAAGTGGATGATATTATTCAGCTTCACTTGGAGGATCCGAAATTCAATGTGGACCGCATGGCCGATATCTTGTGCATGAGCAGACCAACACTCTATCGAAAAATCAATGTTGTTTCGAGCCTATCTCCTAATGAATTAATTAACCTGACCCGGCTGCGAAAAGCCGCAGAATTGCTAGCACAACGAAAATTCAAAATCTATGAAATCTCCAATTTACTGGGTTACAGCTCTGCCACTCATTTTTCACGTAACTTTCAAAAGCAATTTGGAGTAAGTCCATCTGAATTCTTAGATCAGCAAAAACTGCATTCTTAA